Below is a genomic region from Primulina eburnea isolate SZY01 chromosome 9, ASM2296580v1, whole genome shotgun sequence.
TACAAGTCTACAATATGATATAATGATATataagtttaattttttttagaacttAAACCAAATATTAGTCGAGAAAAAAATgcgtaattaattaatatttcatcATTCCTATTAAACTATGTCTAAAAAAATTTCTGTTCTTTatgttattaaatattaaattttaaatctatgCCACTCGACCTCGAACCAGTGAAGGATAACATGGAATTATTGTTTTAATCTATAgcatttgaaatttttaaaaaaattaatataaggaATTaggtatataataatataaattcataattatGTTACTAGCTGGTAGTTCGTATAATAGATttgaatgaaataaattaaatatgagaaATCGCTTGCATTTTAGACAATTTATGGAGAATTCCATCCTTTAGCTCCACCGCTATCTcaagataataatataattattatactctaaaattatttttctcaaTAATCGCACTTCTTGTAATTCATAATAATCGAACACGTGACTATAACTATGATATCAATTGTAGGACCAAACTTTTTTCAGATTTACCGAAAATTATAGCTAAATATAACTACACAACTCAAATATATTAAATCGTACAACAATTCCAATATCAAATTCCAATTGTTTTGCTCGCGAAAACAATTATTAAGACTCCAATAATAATGTTTTCCAACAATATGCCACTTATGTAACAAAAACGTGTTCACTGCATTAATTAtcttttattataatttatttttgaattattcATTAATGAATCATAACGTATCTAACTTCTCCATAAAATTCTTCTTTTAAATTGGCTTTTATCATCAAATCAcgtatttaaaagaaaatattcttTAATCAATCGCTCTCGTATTAAAATAATGAATATATCTATTGTGAGATAGCCTCACGAAtcttatctgtgagatgagtaaatcatatattcacaataaaaaataatactcttagcataaaaagtaatattttttcatagatgacccaaataagagacacgTCTAAGAaatccgtgagaccatctcacacaagtttttgcctaaaataTTACTGCAATTAATATTTATtgtaaagaaataaaatttatatagtTTGAGATttgataaaacttaaaaatacctaaacaataatatataattaaataaacttTATATCATGCAAAATCAATACTAGATTGCATTTCatgtatttaaaataataatataaagtaCCAATTCATTATTTGGTCCAATAACTAGTAGATGTGGACGACAAGAGTCCGAAATAGGAATTTTAAATTGGCTCAAAGGGAAACAGGCTATAGCCGGTTTCCATGAACGATACTCAATCGGTAGGCGGCAGATGTTGCGGGGTTATTCTAAATAAGACTACATACCTAAAACCAATGGaacaaatttattttatcttaCATGGTTTAACATTTATAAGCtttattgttattgttattgttatttCTATGACAAGAAAACCGACTACTGATGTCTTTCGATGCATATTGGGTAAACTTTCGAactaatataataatatgaaaattacGTTTGTCAAATAAATCACATTGGACAAGTCTTGTATGACAAGCTCACCTGAAAAAATGTTGATTGtaagaataaaaaatataatctcCTCTAGTTATatcgaaatttttttttgtgcaaGTTTATTTTAGGtcaagttttttttattatacacGTGTCATGGTTTAAtttagttaagttataaaaaTTAGTTAAATTTCTACTTATATTATTaggaaataatatatatacacacacacatatatatatatatatatatatattcatgtgAATATCGTTGAAATGATAAtcacatattaaaattaaacaaaaacttgtgtgagatggtctcacgagttgtatattgtgagacagatatcttatttgggtcatccattaaaatattattttttattctaaaaaGTATCGATATTATTGatacgtctcacagataaaatttcataataccatctcacaaaatacctaCTATTAAAATTGTGTATGTATAACTACTTTAGAAGAGACACTTTAGTTTGATGGGAATTATGAGGTTGTAATCACGccagtggtggtggtggtgtaacgttcggattttctgaaagGAAATCACATGCAAGTTCGTGGGCTCCACTTCTTAACACACGATTTACACGGGCCCCgccaatgatatatatatatatatatatatatatatatatatatatatatatatatatatatatatatatatatatatatattagttacTCTGCACACGCGTTACGtgtgtacaatattttttatcattatcgatagaTTAAAGTGAAaattgacaaattatggaggaactaaatttatatttgaatgattgaaataaaaataaaagtgtgtgttgaaataaaaaaaaacaaaaaaacaaaagtataatattactataactgtaaggataaaattggaaaaaaaagatAGTGTCTTCTTTGCCAGTTTTTATAAAGTGCTCAAccttaataaataataagtatagatatatatatttattattatattttactctCTCTTTCTATTTTAATCCAAACAATTTGGCAATTTGCATGGTTGGCAAATTTTGgcttttaatttttgtttccTTTAGGTCGGAtgggataaataaataaataaataaataatgttaTTTACTATTCATAATTTATcagttatatttttttttctattttattaaTTGGGAGAAAATGAATTATTTTAGTTTTGAGCAAGGTTCTAAAAAACGTAAACACCCGAAGCACGGATGTCGAGCTTCAAACTTTTCAATCTTAAGCGAGATTAACACAGACTTAAgcgtaaaaaaatattttttatctttagtgtaattgtaattatctcaaaccaataaatagataaaagaatacataaatatgataaatttaagtttaatgcattaattctcatatttatgaaagcataaaaatctcaaaattacattttttatttgtttttgtaaTAGACCACAGtaaaaaaatactaaatatttgtcaaatcattatcagacatgcttaatcataattaaaattcaaataaataaatagatacTGTTATTTACTATTCATAATTTATCAgttatttttttctattttattatttgggaaaaatgaattatttaagttttgaTTTCCAATATTTATATCTCCTAGATTTGTCCATGCTGTATATTAAGGTTCAAACccaataattataatttatatcaGATCGAATGTTATTTGTTCGATTCTTATAAGTCATAAGTTCGTGCAATTTTCGACAAAGATCATTATGAAATattaatggcaaaaacttgtgtgagacggtctcacggatcatatttgtgagacggatctcttatttgggccatccgtgaaaaagtattactttttatgctaaaaatattattttttattgtgaatatgggtagagttgacccgtctcacggatcttaatccgtgagacggtctcacatgagaacTACTCAACATTAATTATCTTGTTCAGATAACGATGGAAACATGTTGTTTATGTTTTTGTATGGTTAAAAAGATTTGAgataaaatatttctttataAATTTAGTTTTGTAAACGAAACAAGATGTCATACTCAATGAATCCTATATAAAACACATGTATGTTATAGTTTGTGATATTCGTCACCAAAATCATCATTTCCAATTGATAAATATTTCAGTATGAAATAAATTTTGTACAAATTCAGACAGCAcgagattatgatattataatcaCACAcgaagaaataaaattattagaactAATAAAACAATATCATATTTCTTATTGCTCGATTCGATTCGTTTGTACCTAGGAACCAACCCAAAGAAGAATGGACAAAGACTAATTACATTATAACAATCAACATATGAATCCTCGAAGCTTTCCCTTGGGAAGGACCTTAAAAATCAACAATGGTacgaaaatttgaaatatatggaACAAAATACAAACTAGGGAGGAAAAAGGGTACGGGCATCCTTGGTACTTAGAAATAAGCACCTCTGCTCCTTAACCTCTTGAAGTTGTTATTTAACTGTTCCGTCATCTACGTATACGTATCACCGAGAACGACGTCGTGTTCAAACGTCAATATATCACGTTTTGCTTCCTCCATTTCACCAGGGTCTTGAGGAATACCATGACCTGCATATGATGAAGAAATAAGGAGAAATCTTAGTTCTGAAACATTTTATATTGCAATCTTGAGATTATTTACATATAAGAAACATGACATTTACTTTTAAACTTCGTGCTAAAGAAAACTATGCGGAGAAAAGGAACGTCGAGGTTGACGCGAAATTCAAGAAAAGATCTTGTAATACCTCGGATGGATCCCTGAGAGAGTAAAATGCATTGCTCTCCTTAGGCAATGAAGAAACTATGATACCATAGCCTCGATTAGCCTCTCTCAAAATCTGTACATTGTTAAAAGTCTAGTTCAGaggtttttttttgttgttacaGAAAGCTTTTACAAGAGTTTGATATATCAGACCTTGAACGCATCTTCGTCGGTACGATCATCTCCAACGTATATTGGCAGAATCTCATCAGAGTTCATTAACCCTGCAGTTTTATGTGCATTGATTTCTTGAGATGCTTCACACGAGACAAAACCTTTTAACACTATAAAATGTCTTGTTTTAAGGATATAGTAAAGATTCTCACCGAGTGATTCGAGAAGAAATTCAACTGCTTTACCCTTGTCCCAGTCGAGGACTGGTCGGACTTCTAAAACCTATATCATATCCGAATCATCAAGAAACTAGAAAGCGGGAAAAAACACTCAGGAATAGGGAAAGTACAGAGTCGGGATAATTAACAATATGGCTGGCTTGTAAAACTACCTTCCGACCATGTGTTAGTCGCAAACGAGGATATTGTTTCAGAACGTCGTTAACATATTGACCAACTGTTGTCCAACTCTGTTAAACCGACACAGAAAAAGAAACACATTTTATTGGTTGCAATAGAATAAGATAAAAAAGCACTTTATTGAACGACTAAAATTTTGAAACCCATTGTATACCTTCTCATCTACATTACGGTAGTGCACTGATACACAGAACTTGTTGTTTTCAACTTTCGCACCGACTATGTCTTTAGTAATCTCAACAAGAGATCTAAAAACCTAGGTTTAGCAACAAAACAAAGAGATTTCAAAAtacagataaaaaaaaaaccatctTTCTTGAACTGATGCATTAAATGGAAAATGATGCCAAAGTTGTTACTAGCATACCTCTTCAATCATAGGTAAGAATTCACTAGCAGGCTGAAATAAATTAACTTCCTTGCCCTATATCACAGATAAACTTGTAAACAATTGGTCCATAAATGAGCGCAGAATCGCTTGAGTTTACAAATTCAGGAAAGATGGATTTCTCAAACCATTACCTGCTTGTCAGTAGACCTAATACAATTCTTGTAATCACTGCTAAAGGGCCGAACCGGGCCCATGATATCCATACCATGACTTCCGGCATAGTTAAGTTCAGTTAGTCCTACAAACTCGTATACCTGAATGAATGAAATGAGACACGAAATTTAAAACTTCGAACACTGATTTTTTCACATAAATGTTGATACATTATAACAAGGGTGCAAAAGAAATCAATCAAAACCAGCCAATTATTACCTTGTCTCGACTTCTTCCACTGATAATTGCCGTGGGAAAATACTTGGCCACATTGCTGACAGCAGCACGCATCTGGAAAAAAGTCATTCAAGATTCAGAAACAACTCAAGGAGACGGGGTCAAAGGCTGTTTTATTGGTAAAGAATTCTGTACTTCTGGACGGATACGAAAACGGTACCGCATTTGACATGAAAGCGTGATCAGGGTTGTCCACTATAGGGGATAAAGTCCCGTCATAGTCCAAGAATAATGCTATTCTCTTTCCTTTTGCACTGTTTGCTATTTGCTCAAATGAAGTGAGTGCTGACGGGTATTTAAGCTGCAGATCCAAACAGTAGATTACAACACGACACTCCTTTCATCATCGTGATAGCATTTTAGCGGAAAATCATAAGGGCGCGAGGAATTTTACCAGCCAGTCACGGTAAGCAAGATCAGAGTCACTTAAAGTAGTCTCTGTATTCGACTCTTTTGTTAACCTATTATGAGTTGGAGATGATGATTTCATAGCATCAAATAGGCTTGACCGGACATCATCGAGAATTCCCGACTTTTTCCTCGGGATAGTTAGGAATAGATTTGAAGAGAAAGCAGGGCCATTGGTTGGGTATGGCAGTACAGCTGGGTGGATGCCTAATCTAGAGTTACTCATAGGGGCAGTATCAGCGAGAACAGGGGACGTATGATTTGATTTCAGATCCATTGAATAAAGATTTCAGGTTCAAAAGTATGAAATTCCAAATATTTGTTAGCAGGTAGAATCAGATCAAATAAGATTATTTGCAAAATATTGAAGTCAATTTAACCAACAGTTTTGTCAATAAAGAACCACTTTTTCAGAGTATATTTATCACTGCTGGAGGGAAAACGGTCCATCAAGAAGAAGATTCCTGGTAAATAATAATCAAAGCGCATGTTAATTAATTGATAGATGAATTTTAAACGTATCTAGCACATGTAAGTCAAATCTTACTCTTGCATTTCTATTACTTCTAAGTCGTTCCAAAGGTTCCTGTCAGCGAACAGAAAGAACTgcaaaatttcaaaaactgaATTTTCAGACAAAATGTGATTATGCATCATGAGTTTGCATCAAGACACTAACAGCTTGTAATCAAAagcaaaatataaatcaataaaccatGAAAAAATGAAGGAAAAAAAGAGACATGTACCATGCCAGATCAaaagaaattattttaaaagtaaagATACAAAAAACATACTTGAATGGATGTTTCTTTCCCGTCATTGTGCTTAAATATATGCATTCAATAACTGTAATATAATAATACAGTAATATTGTAGAGCTACCATGACCATGTGGAAACCatgaatgaaaaaataaatgACAAATTAGCACATCAGCGGCAGATAATTGACATTTGAACAAACCTTAAGAATCAGAAACTAAGACTATCTGACGCAAAAAAATGAAGGAACACCAGATCAAACTTTGATGTCCCATCTATCTCAGGAAACTAgcaaaatcatataaacaacgaGTTGACAACAAGATGAAAAGATTTAACACATATTGTTACCAAAGAACTTATGGCTTTCAAGTCAAGAAACTTGTTCCTTTATGCAAGGAAGGATAATAACTAGAGAAAGAATCCAGTAATTCAATGACTTTGAATAAACATTGTCTGAGAATTTGACCACTTGAATGCTACTGACGCTATGAAGATCCACTCACAGAGTTCAAAGACTGGTAGACAGAGCTGATAATTAATTCATAAAACTTGACAAACAGTGGTTTGTAGCTGTATTATGTTTTCCTAACCAATAGCATACAGAGGAAAGAAAACCGTGTACAACCACATATTATTGGTCCTACCAAGAAACAAGGGCATCATTAAACATATGGACCCGGCTTCACCAAAATTAACAAAAATGCAATAAACCATGTTATTCATGAAAGTTTATGAGGAAAAAAATCGGGTGGATGTCCCTTTAACGTTGTCACCATCAGAGATCACAGATGCAAATTAATTAGTCCATCGGTGGAGCAGTTGGTCAATAACTTTCATgtactaatttattattttggccCCTTCATCGCGGTTTCGTAGTGCTCACTAGGTAACAGCTTAACATATAAAGATGACAAAATAATTTCGACAATGAACCAGCCGACAACTGAATGCCTGAATAAGACTACATATGTATAAATTGGAGAAAAATATCAAATAATTCACCTTATCTTACAACACTAACACAACTATAATGCCGACATATTAGAATCCTATTCAATCTGTCTTGTCACAACTAGAGAAAAGGAAAGAACCAAACTTAAAGTTGCAGGACAAAAAAGGTGGCAAATTCAAAACATGATACTGAAAGAAAATGTTGAGAAACACATCGAGTGTTTCAAACCATACCAAAAGGAAACAAAAACACGGTTTAAATAAAAGAGAGAGAAAAACTATTCCAGAAGAAACTAGTGCCAAGATTTTCTCCCATATTGTTTTCAGCAAACATAAGCAGAACTTTTTCGGAAGACGAAAGAGGAATTATGGGCAGCAATAATTCTCAAACATTTCGATTTAAGGAATGCATTAGATGAAAATTTGAATCTTGAGGCATTTCTAAACCAGAGGGAAGGGAAAAAATTTCAGAACACAAATCATACGAGAGGTTCAAACCTTTCCAAtaagattcaaaagaaaatatttataaacCAAGCCCGAAAGACATGATTTTGTAATCATATTTTTCCAACCTGCTCAAGAAAAGAAATGCTATAAAGAAATCGGAAATGCAGATAAAAACCAAAAGCAATGCAAGAATGCAAACAAAAACGAATCGCATTTCAAGAAACACAAAATCGCGCACACAGTCAAAGCTCAAATATCAAATTTCCAGCTCACAAAGCAGAGATGACGTCACCTTCCCAAAGAACAACTCCTCCTCGAACAAAGCGCAGAAACCCAGAAGGGAATTTCACGGGAAACGATGAAAATGGGTAGAAATTGAGAATCAGGGTGAAATGCAAGATCACGTGATGAAAAACGAAGCGGAAGGGGAAAGAAGTGGAATTCCATTTTGGCAGCAGTATAAATAGGAGGAACTGAGGAAGGGGGAGACGTGGTCACGTGGGCACGAAGGTGAGAGGAAACTGCGGGGAACTGGATAGTTAAAACCGGAGACAATTAAAGCACGCCGCTGGAAAGTTCCAATACTGCACGCGATTTCGTTTGACCGCTATGTAAATTACGTGCCAGTTTTGTGTAAATTTACTTTCTTCGTAAATATTGTTTTGACCAATTAATATTTGACTTAATAATTGGTCGGTGAAGTCGATGACTTGTAGTACATCTCgaatcaaaatttcaaattaaaataatattttattttcatgaaTTCATTTTAAGAAACTTCACCCCAACTAACAAAATCAACTAACAAAattttatagaaaattaaaaagtTTGAATTTATCAAGATTGAAATGTATCTTCATTTTATAGAGtatatctcttgtgagacggtctcacgaatctttatctgtaagacgagtcaaccctactgatattcacaataaaaatgtAATACTCTCaacataaaaaagtaatattttttcatttatgacccaaataagatatttgtctcacaaaatacaacatgtgagaccgtctaatataaatatttgctcattttatatattattaatactaaATGACAGTTTTTTATACTatcattttattattattattatttaactctttattttttttatacatattaGACAAACTTTCAGATTAACGCGATAACTTGAACCATATTAGATAAGTAATATACACTAATATTAGATAGGTGAAATATATTAGATAAACTATGTATGACAAATTCGTTCTAGAAATTATTGTTAagagttattttatttttattattatgacaCACATGttgtgtattattattattataattatattatatgctATTAAGAAAGAACCCATCGGTTGATTTCATTCTACATGTAGGGACACTACTTACATGATAGAATCAAGGGTCCAAATTTAGCCACACATACACGgggtccactaatttttttcTAAACTCACATATGTGTGAATCTTGTTCATCTAAATTATGTGAAGATAGTGTCCTCGACTTAACCGAAGCCACAGGGTGTTTCaactatattattattattattattatatattgggAAAGAAAAGCGTGCAATAAGATTTGGGGCCCCAGAGGAAATCTTTGTAAAGGGTAAGACGTGGAATTACGACTTTAGGGGGATAGTTGGCGTGAAGCCACGGGTGAACCGTGTCAGTAATGAGTCGACCACGTTAAACTGTGGGctccttttttttattttggtcaCTTTCAATTCCAGCTGGATTCTTGTCATCCGACAAAACTTGCCGCCCAAGCCAACCGGAGTTAGGATCCAAAAGTCTATGTGACTGGCTTCGCTTCTTATATAGTAGAAAAGATGCATTTTTGGTTAAAATTGAATCCAACTttattaaatcaaattaatcaaatattttttcaaattaattcATTTTGTTGAGTTATTTTGGTTGAAATCAGTATTTTGATCATCTATAAACTGTTATTAATGTATGTCTTTATTTGtcaatggcaaaaacttgtgtgagacggtctcacgggtcgtattttgtgagacggatttttatttggataatccatgataaagtattactttttatgctaagaatattattttttattgtgaatatggacaaggttgacccgtctcacatattgagatccgtgagacggtctcacatgagacctactctttgtCAATATATGctctttttatttaaaaaaaacttgataatttttttctttcattCCTTGAGCTACGTAACTAGAAAAATCCAATCATCTCTAAAATTTccaacaaatatttattttcaaatctCATGATTACTCCATTTTTTTAATTCtaactagaaaaataaaaatagaagaacAACAATAACTATTTTGGCAGCAGTGGGTGTGTATGTATGTGTGtccatatacatatacatatatatacatgtgtatatatatgtatatattatgtggcgatttttgttttaatttaagTTCAACCCGAATATTTTTTTACAACGTATGAACTCGCACCAGCTATAATTCCTTGAGCACGAGATAAATTCTCAAATAGCCTGCAAAACACATTAGTTAGATAAACCATACATAACAAACTCTGTTAGTTGTTCCACATCGATTAGATAAAATCCCTGAGAGTTGCATATATGGACTTCGACAATCCTCCcctcttgagctagcttttggggttaaTTTAAATCCACATTTCAATTTTAACATGGCCTTCTCTCTTGACTAGCTTTTGGGGTTAAGTTAGATCTaagtttcaatcttaacatggtatcagagttCAGGTTCTatcgttatgtgttggactgcttGTAGTTAGGCCACATGTTCTGCCTATAGTTGAGTTATTTGTAAACTTCatgctccagatgttcatttctGGGTTTAAGGGCGGTGTGTTAGTTATCTTACATTGGTTAGATAAAATTTCTGAAAGTTGCATATAATAGACTTGGACAATCCTCTCCTCTTGAGCTGGCTTTTggagttgagttaggtccaagttccaatcttaacatgatatCAGAGCGTTTTGGATGATATTCGTTCCCAAGTAAAATGTTTGAGCTCTTCAAATCACGGTATATAATAGGCGGATTCATCTTATCATGCAAATACTCCAACCTTTTTGCGGCTCTAGTCATTGGGTACTCAGGCGCACAATATCTATGTGTGCCCATCAACCTGGTCGAAACATGTGTCTGATCACCCGAAGGACCaacttttgtcaaactgaaATCAGAGAGCCGTGAGGTTGAATTAGGTTTAAGTCTCAATTTTAACATAGTTATTGGATCATTCGTAAATTTCACgttccagatgttcattcctggacgTGAGGGGGTGTGTTAGTTATCCCACATTGGTCGAATAAAATCGCTGAAAGTTATATATATGATCTTGGACAATCTTCTCCATTGAGCTAGTTTttagggttgagttaggtccaagtccCACTCATAACAAACTCTCTATAGTAAACTCAATCCAAAAAATGTTGACAGAGAAAATCGAATTATTGATTATTGATTAAATACTCACCTATTTCATCTAACTTAAACACGTTTGGAGAGACCGAATATTT
It encodes:
- the LOC140841092 gene encoding probable trehalose-phosphate phosphatase F, with protein sequence MDLKSNHTSPVLADTAPMSNSRLGIHPAVLPYPTNGPAFSSNLFLTIPRKKSGILDDVRSSLFDAMKSSSPTHNRLTKESNTETTLSDSDLAYRDWLLKYPSALTSFEQIANSAKGKRIALFLDYDGTLSPIVDNPDHAFMSNAMRAAVSNVAKYFPTAIISGRSRDKVYEFVGLTELNYAGSHGMDIMGPVRPFSSDYKNCIRSTDKQGKEVNLFQPASEFLPMIEEVFRSLVEITKDIVGAKVENNKFCVSVHYRNVDEKSWTTVGQYVNDVLKQYPRLRLTHGRKVLEVRPVLDWDKGKAVEFLLESLGLMNSDEILPIYVGDDRTDEDAFKILREANRGYGIIVSSLPKESNAFYSLRDPSEVMVFLKTLVKWRKQNVIY